One segment of Candidatus Nitrospira nitrosa DNA contains the following:
- a CDS encoding nucleotidyltransferase domain-containing protein yields the protein MTAQEAIDTAVRRLVTAANPRKVILFGSFAEGTATAESDVDLLVIEREIGSKRAEMVRLRKAIGSIGLPVDVLVVSEGEIADWGHLPGTAMYWALKEGKVLYEAA from the coding sequence ATGACAGCTCAAGAAGCGATTGATACTGCGGTTCGACGGCTCGTGACTGCGGCCAATCCGAGGAAAGTCATTCTCTTCGGTTCCTTCGCGGAAGGAACAGCCACGGCGGAATCCGATGTGGATTTACTGGTGATCGAACGTGAGATTGGCTCCAAACGAGCAGAAATGGTTCGTTTGCGGAAAGCAATTGGATCAATCGGGTTGCCCGTCGATGTGCTTGTCGTTTCGGAAGGGGAAATTGCTGACTGGGGACATCTCCCCGGAACGGCTATGTACTGGGCTTTGAAGGAGGGGAAGGTCCTCTATGAAGCGGCCTGA
- a CDS encoding response regulator — translation MIVADRPLLREAIKPVIESHLPSPVVREAAAEEEAIRIVPAKSVEMAILDIGLPDSSGVTMLKRIKRLCPSRKCLVLTRHDNAQYTRLARGHGGSDYLTKGATSWQLSDAIRTILFDRRVMMDPFHAAGTSQIMCRSNTYITMEVLPMPKLGKFC, via the coding sequence GTGATCGTCGCCGACCGTCCTCTGCTTCGCGAGGCCATCAAGCCTGTCATAGAAAGCCACCTCCCTTCTCCGGTGGTGCGGGAAGCCGCTGCCGAGGAGGAGGCGATCCGGATCGTGCCGGCAAAGTCCGTGGAGATGGCGATCCTGGATATCGGGCTTCCGGATTCCAGCGGCGTGACGATGTTGAAACGCATCAAACGACTGTGTCCCTCCCGTAAGTGTCTGGTGTTGACCAGGCATGACAATGCTCAATACACGCGACTCGCGAGGGGCCATGGGGGTTCCGATTATCTCACCAAAGGAGCGACTTCCTGGCAACTGTCCGACGCCATACGGACCATTCTGTTCGACCGTCGGGTGATGATGGACCCGTTCCATGCCGCAGGCACTTCTCAAATCATGTGTAGGAGCAATACTTATATCACAATGGAGGTCCTTCCGATGCCTAAGTTAGGTAAGTTCTGCTAG
- a CDS encoding DMT family protein produces the protein MHTILLLIVSNIFMTFAWYGHLKYKDSPLWMAIVVSWGIAFFEYCLQVPANRIGHYEFTAAQLKTIQEVITLVVFCVFSVLYLREPLKWNYLVGFGMMIGAVFVIFKEW, from the coding sequence ATGCACACAATCCTCTTGCTGATCGTCTCCAACATCTTCATGACGTTTGCCTGGTATGGGCATCTGAAATATAAGGATTCGCCCTTGTGGATGGCGATTGTGGTCAGTTGGGGCATTGCGTTTTTTGAGTACTGCCTGCAAGTGCCGGCCAATCGGATCGGCCACTATGAATTCACGGCGGCCCAACTGAAGACGATTCAGGAAGTCATCACGCTCGTCGTGTTTTGTGTGTTCTCCGTGCTCTATCTACGAGAACCGCTGAAGTGGAACTATCTGGTTGGCTTTGGCATGATGATTGGCGCGGTGTTTGTGATTTTCAAAGAATGGTGA
- a CDS encoding ATP-binding protein, with protein MPKAKKSESGTKAEKGTTKSEMPAATTAQTSEGFEKLGVFYLGRPYELATKQAKPGWLLYDSKDLVTHAVCVGMTGSGKTGLCLALLEEAAIDNIPAIIIDPKGDLGNLMLTFPSLKGEDFQPWINEDDARKKGLAPADYAQAQAELWAKGLAAWQQNGDRIQRLRDAADVVMYTPGSNAGLPVSILKSFSAPTADVLEDSELLRERISTTVTSLLGLLGIEADPIQSREHILLSTILDQTWRNGQDLDLATLIQAIQSPPVSRIGVMDVDSFFPSKDRFALAMKLNNLLAAPGFQAWLEGEALDMQSIMYTPSGKPRLAIFSIAHLNDAERMFFVTLLLSQMVGWMRAQSGTTSLRALLYMDEIFGYFPPVSNPPSKLPLMTLLKQARAFGLGVVLATQNPVDLDYKGLANTGTWFIGRLQTERDKARVLEGLEGASSSAGKKFDRGRMEQTLAGLGNRIFLMNNVHEDEPVVFETRWCLSYLRGPLTRTQIKQLMDPVRRETANVKRETSGAHSVALSTQSSAVTARPMLPPEVPQYCVPLRGSKPDGSELVYAPMLLGTSQIRFSDAKSGVESAQDLTVLAPITDGPVAVDWDKALAAEIAVADLEREPSAKAQFLAVPASAGKARSYADWNKEFNGWLFRTQKIELLRSPSTKDVSKPGESERDFRVRLQQTGREQRDKAADALRQKYASKITTLQDRIRRAELAKEKQQAESRSSQMQAAISVGASILGAFMGRKTISASNIGRATTAIRSAGRVMKESTDVGAAEENVAALQQQLVDLEAQFKSESDALVAATDPLNEKLETISIKPTKANIAVKLVALAWMPHWRDANGSLAPAWT; from the coding sequence ATGCCAAAAGCAAAGAAATCAGAGTCCGGCACAAAGGCTGAGAAGGGAACCACGAAGTCGGAGATGCCTGCAGCAACCACCGCCCAGACTTCCGAAGGCTTCGAAAAGCTCGGCGTTTTTTATCTCGGACGGCCCTATGAGCTCGCGACGAAACAGGCGAAGCCAGGGTGGCTCCTCTACGATTCAAAAGATCTCGTGACCCATGCGGTCTGTGTGGGGATGACCGGCAGCGGGAAGACCGGGTTGTGCTTAGCGCTCCTCGAAGAAGCGGCGATCGACAATATTCCAGCCATCATCATCGATCCGAAGGGTGACCTGGGGAACTTGATGCTGACGTTCCCAAGTCTGAAGGGAGAAGACTTTCAACCATGGATTAACGAAGATGACGCACGCAAGAAAGGGTTGGCTCCTGCCGACTATGCCCAGGCACAAGCGGAATTGTGGGCCAAAGGCCTCGCAGCTTGGCAACAGAACGGCGACAGGATTCAGCGGCTACGAGACGCAGCCGATGTGGTGATGTACACACCCGGCAGCAACGCCGGGTTGCCGGTGTCCATTCTGAAGTCGTTTTCGGCGCCAACTGCTGATGTGCTTGAGGACTCGGAGCTTTTGCGCGAGCGGATCAGCACCACCGTGACCAGTTTGCTCGGCTTGCTTGGTATTGAGGCGGATCCCATCCAGAGCCGTGAGCACATTCTCCTCTCCACGATTCTCGACCAGACCTGGAGGAACGGACAAGATCTTGATCTGGCGACCCTGATCCAAGCGATTCAGTCGCCACCGGTGTCGAGGATCGGCGTGATGGATGTCGATTCGTTCTTCCCGTCTAAAGATCGCTTCGCTCTTGCCATGAAACTGAATAATCTGCTCGCCGCACCTGGCTTCCAGGCCTGGCTTGAGGGGGAAGCGCTCGATATGCAGTCGATCATGTATACCCCATCGGGCAAGCCACGGCTGGCGATTTTTTCCATTGCGCATTTGAACGATGCTGAACGCATGTTTTTTGTGACGCTCTTGCTCAGTCAGATGGTGGGGTGGATGCGCGCGCAGTCAGGCACGACCAGTTTGCGAGCGCTCCTCTATATGGACGAAATCTTCGGCTACTTTCCGCCGGTCTCGAATCCACCATCCAAACTCCCACTGATGACGTTGTTGAAGCAGGCACGTGCGTTTGGACTCGGAGTGGTGCTTGCCACGCAGAATCCCGTCGATCTCGACTACAAAGGGTTGGCCAACACCGGGACCTGGTTTATCGGACGATTGCAGACGGAGCGAGACAAGGCGAGAGTCCTTGAGGGATTGGAGGGCGCGTCGAGCAGTGCCGGAAAGAAGTTCGATCGTGGCCGTATGGAGCAAACGCTGGCCGGTCTCGGCAATAGGATTTTTCTGATGAATAACGTGCATGAGGACGAACCGGTCGTGTTTGAGACACGCTGGTGCCTGTCCTACCTTCGTGGCCCGCTCACGAGAACGCAGATCAAGCAGCTGATGGACCCTGTTAGACGTGAAACGGCAAACGTCAAACGTGAAACATCTGGGGCTCACTCCGTAGCCCTCAGCACACAGTCCTCAGCCGTGACAGCCCGTCCCATGCTGCCGCCGGAGGTCCCGCAGTATTGTGTCCCGCTGCGCGGTTCGAAACCGGATGGGAGCGAATTGGTCTACGCGCCTATGTTGCTGGGAACGTCGCAAATCCGATTCTCCGATGCCAAGAGCGGAGTGGAGAGCGCCCAGGACCTGACGGTCCTGGCCCCCATCACGGACGGGCCTGTGGCGGTCGATTGGGATAAGGCCCTTGCAGCAGAGATAGCGGTGGCCGACCTTGAGCGCGAACCCTCGGCGAAGGCCCAATTCCTGGCCGTGCCGGCTAGTGCGGGCAAAGCCAGGAGTTATGCCGACTGGAACAAGGAGTTCAACGGCTGGTTGTTTAGGACGCAGAAAATAGAGTTATTGCGGAGCCCCAGTACCAAGGATGTATCGAAACCGGGGGAGTCCGAACGGGATTTCCGCGTCCGGTTACAACAAACCGGCCGGGAACAACGGGACAAGGCGGCCGACGCGCTTCGGCAAAAATATGCGTCGAAGATCACCACACTCCAAGATCGCATCCGACGTGCGGAGTTGGCGAAAGAAAAGCAGCAGGCCGAGTCTCGCTCCAGCCAAATGCAGGCCGCTATTTCCGTCGGTGCCTCCATTCTTGGTGCGTTCATGGGGAGGAAGACGATCAGCGCTTCAAACATCGGTCGGGCCACGACGGCCATTCGCAGTGCCGGCCGGGTGATGAAAGAGTCAACAGATGTTGGAGCAGCCGAGGAAAATGTAGCGGCACTTCAGCAGCAACTCGTCGATCTTGAAGCGCAATTCAAATCCGAGAGCGATGCCTTGGTAGCGGCGACGGATCCGCTGAATGAAAAGCTTGAAACCATCTCCATCAAGCCTACTAAGGCCAACATTGCCGTCAAACTCGTGGCGCTTGCCTGGATGCCGCATTGGCGAGATGCAAACGGCAGCCTCGCTCCCGCTTGGACCTGA
- the uvrA gene encoding excinuclease ABC subunit UvrA, producing MGHSIVIKGAREHNLKNIDVEIPRDKLVVITGLSGSGKSSLAFDTIYAEGQRRYVESLSAYARQFLEQMGKPDVDSIEGLSPAISIEQKSTSHNPRSTVGTVTEIYDYLRLLFARVGRPYCFQCGEEITAQTVQQMVDAIAAQPEGMKFQILAPIVRGRKGEYRKELLEMRKAGYVRARIDEKIVDLGEDISLDKQKKHTIEIIVDRLVMKTGDALMRRLADSVETSVKLTGGLVGVLTEDGHTRLYSDRLACIKCGVSYPEVTPRVFSFNSPHGACPACDGIGYAVTPGGEEEEDFTLLEPCETCHGARLRPESLSIKLAKKSIAEVTKLSVRTAADFFLSLKFTDRELVIAHRILKEIRERLGFLVNVGLDYLTLDRAAATLSGGEGQRIRLATQIGSGLVGVLYILDEPSIGLHQRDNRRLLQTLLRLRDLGNTVVVVEHDTETMMAADYVLDMGPGAGSQGGYVIAQGTPQQIMGDPRSLTGQYLRGTQTVSVPQRQRKPRGTLSVIGAQKHNLKNVTARIPMGLFTCVTGVSGSGKSTLVLEVLFHSLSQLLYHKKPKIDGCKELKGVDGLDKVIDIDQSPIGRTPRSNPATYTGLFGYIRDLYSNLPESRVRGYKPGRYSFNVKGGRCEACQGDGLIKIEMHFLPDVYVTCEVCKGQRYNRETMEILHKGKSIADVLNMTVDDALEFFEHIPLIKAKLQTLHDVGLHYVKLGQSATTLSGGEAQRVKLSRELSKRATGRTMYILDEPTTGLHFADVQRLLDVLDRLVEAGNTVLVIEHNLDMIKNADWIIDLGPEGGDRGGEIVAEGPPKEIAKSKRSYTGQVLKEAGL from the coding sequence ATGGGACATTCGATCGTCATAAAAGGCGCCCGCGAGCACAATCTCAAGAACATCGACGTGGAGATCCCACGCGATAAGCTGGTAGTGATCACCGGCTTGAGCGGGTCGGGTAAGTCGTCGCTCGCCTTCGATACGATCTATGCCGAAGGCCAGCGGCGCTATGTCGAATCGCTCTCCGCCTATGCTCGGCAGTTTCTCGAACAGATGGGGAAGCCGGACGTCGATTCGATCGAAGGGCTGTCTCCCGCGATTTCTATTGAGCAGAAAAGCACCAGCCACAACCCCCGTTCCACCGTCGGTACGGTTACGGAGATCTATGACTATCTCCGTCTCCTCTTCGCCCGCGTGGGGCGGCCCTATTGCTTTCAATGTGGTGAGGAAATCACGGCGCAAACTGTCCAGCAAATGGTCGATGCCATTGCCGCGCAGCCGGAAGGGATGAAGTTCCAGATCCTGGCGCCGATCGTCCGAGGGCGGAAGGGGGAGTATCGGAAAGAGTTGCTGGAGATGCGCAAGGCCGGGTATGTGCGCGCCAGGATCGATGAGAAGATTGTAGACCTCGGTGAGGACATCTCGCTCGATAAGCAGAAGAAACACACGATTGAAATCATCGTTGATCGGTTGGTGATGAAAACGGGCGATGCGTTGATGCGCCGCTTGGCGGATTCTGTCGAAACGTCGGTCAAACTGACTGGTGGGCTGGTCGGTGTGTTGACGGAGGATGGTCACACAAGGCTCTACAGCGACCGGCTTGCCTGCATCAAGTGCGGGGTGAGTTACCCTGAGGTCACGCCACGCGTTTTTTCCTTCAATAGCCCGCATGGAGCCTGTCCGGCTTGCGACGGAATCGGTTATGCCGTGACGCCGGGCGGTGAGGAAGAAGAGGACTTCACGCTGCTGGAGCCGTGCGAAACCTGCCACGGTGCGAGGTTGAGACCGGAAAGCTTGTCCATCAAGCTCGCAAAGAAATCGATCGCCGAGGTGACCAAGCTATCCGTTCGTACGGCGGCTGACTTCTTCCTGTCGCTTAAGTTCACCGATCGTGAGTTGGTCATCGCACATCGGATTCTGAAAGAGATTCGAGAACGGTTGGGCTTTCTCGTCAATGTAGGCTTGGATTACTTGACGCTCGATCGAGCGGCGGCGACCCTCTCCGGCGGCGAGGGGCAGCGTATCCGGTTGGCGACGCAGATCGGGTCCGGTCTGGTTGGCGTGTTGTACATCCTCGATGAACCATCGATCGGTTTGCACCAGCGGGACAATCGGCGCTTGCTACAAACCTTGTTGCGGTTACGCGACCTCGGCAATACCGTCGTGGTTGTTGAACATGATACCGAAACGATGATGGCGGCCGACTATGTGCTGGATATGGGGCCTGGTGCCGGCTCGCAGGGTGGGTACGTCATTGCACAGGGAACACCGCAACAGATCATGGGCGATCCCAGGTCGCTGACCGGTCAATATCTACGAGGGACGCAGACGGTGTCCGTACCGCAACGGCAGCGGAAGCCCCGTGGAACGCTCTCGGTGATTGGGGCACAGAAGCACAATTTGAAGAATGTGACCGCACGTATCCCAATGGGGCTCTTCACCTGTGTGACAGGAGTCTCAGGATCAGGAAAGAGCACGCTGGTGCTGGAGGTGCTTTTCCATTCGCTTTCGCAACTGCTCTACCACAAGAAGCCGAAGATCGATGGGTGCAAAGAACTCAAAGGGGTCGATGGGCTTGACAAAGTGATTGATATCGATCAATCGCCGATCGGCCGCACACCGCGTTCCAATCCCGCAACGTATACCGGACTCTTTGGCTATATCCGTGATCTCTATTCGAATCTTCCGGAGTCACGTGTTCGTGGCTATAAGCCAGGACGATACAGTTTCAACGTGAAAGGTGGGCGATGTGAGGCCTGTCAGGGCGACGGACTGATCAAGATCGAGATGCACTTTCTGCCTGACGTGTATGTGACTTGCGAGGTTTGTAAGGGGCAACGATACAACCGCGAAACGATGGAGATTCTTCACAAGGGCAAGAGTATTGCCGATGTGTTGAACATGACGGTAGACGATGCGTTGGAGTTCTTCGAGCACATTCCCTTGATCAAAGCGAAGCTGCAGACCCTTCATGATGTCGGTCTGCACTATGTGAAACTCGGCCAGTCCGCCACGACGCTTTCCGGTGGTGAGGCGCAGCGAGTAAAGCTCTCGCGCGAGCTCTCCAAACGGGCGACTGGACGGACGATGTACATCCTCGATGAGCCGACCACAGGCCTCCATTTCGCCGACGTACAACGATTGCTCGATGTGCTGGATCGATTGGTCGAGGCTGGCAACACCGTACTCGTGATCGAACACAATCTCGACATGATCAAGAACGCTGATTGGATCATCGACCTCGGGCCGGAAGGCGGCGATCGCGGCGGCGAGATTGTCGCCGAAGGGCCGCCGAAAGAAATCGCCAAGTCGAAGCGGTCGTACACAGGACAGGTGTTAAAAGAAGCTGGGTTGTAA
- a CDS encoding HEPN domain-containing protein: MKRPEDLARRFLALADRDIRAFRKLSDDPEIDDEVVGFHAQQAVEKSLKAVLAKYRVELRKTHDLQFLIDLLAQNNLPSPPLCDGIHTLGPSAVELRYDLMATDPLDGEQARAVVVAVRD, encoded by the coding sequence ATGAAGCGGCCTGAGGATCTCGCTCGCCGCTTTCTTGCCCTGGCTGACCGTGACATCAGAGCGTTCCGCAAGCTGTCGGATGATCCGGAAATCGACGACGAGGTTGTCGGATTCCACGCTCAGCAAGCGGTTGAGAAGTCTCTCAAAGCAGTGTTGGCTAAGTACCGAGTCGAACTGCGCAAAACTCATGATCTCCAGTTTCTCATAGACCTACTCGCTCAAAACAATCTTCCGAGCCCCCCGTTGTGTGACGGAATCCACACTCTGGGTCCCTCCGCAGTCGAGTTGCGATACGATCTGATGGCGACCGATCCACTGGATGGCGAACAGGCGCGTGCAGTTGTAGTAGCTGTTCGGGACTAG
- a CDS encoding response regulator — MGRPRKCLVVDDHPLIRKGIKDLLVEEGLCQAVVESASAEAALEAVRREPWDLIVLDMALPDKHGLAVLKEIKLLRPTVPVLMLSLYPEREFALRAIKAGASGYLTKDRAPSDLLTAVKAVLEGQRYVTASLANQLADHLETGQPISQHARLSDREMEVLRLLGQGKTVSAIANDMALSVKTVSTYRGRLLEKLYLRTTADLVRYAIEHHLTT; from the coding sequence ATGGGAAGACCGCGTAAATGTTTGGTCGTCGACGACCATCCGCTCATCCGCAAGGGAATTAAGGATTTGCTGGTCGAAGAAGGACTCTGCCAGGCTGTTGTCGAATCGGCCTCTGCCGAAGCCGCTCTGGAGGCTGTTCGACGAGAACCGTGGGACTTGATTGTGCTCGATATGGCGCTTCCGGACAAGCATGGGCTGGCAGTATTGAAAGAGATCAAACTGCTTCGTCCGACAGTCCCTGTCCTCATGTTGAGTCTCTATCCTGAACGCGAATTCGCCCTGCGGGCTATCAAGGCCGGCGCATCGGGTTATCTGACGAAAGACCGTGCGCCATCCGATCTCCTCACGGCTGTAAAAGCCGTTCTGGAAGGTCAGCGATATGTCACGGCCTCTTTGGCGAACCAATTAGCGGACCATCTTGAAACGGGGCAACCCATCTCTCAGCACGCACGGTTGTCCGACCGGGAGATGGAAGTGCTGCGGTTGCTCGGCCAGGGTAAGACCGTCTCGGCGATTGCCAACGACATGGCCCTGAGCGTCAAAACTGTCAGTACCTATCGAGGTCGGTTGCTGGAAAAGCTGTACTTACGCACGACCGCAGACCTCGTCCGCTATGCGATCGAACACCACTTAACCACCTAA
- a CDS encoding PAS domain-containing protein: MISPQEAERLVELYRYEMLDTVPDKALDDLVQLAAYICHAPFAVISLVDADRHWFKSKIGLSEPQTSRIITFCAHTILSDALFVVPDASVDDRFTDNPLVTGDPHIRFYCGAPLTTPEGRHIGTLGVIDREPRNLSPEQLDALRVLSRQVVSHLNLNGRYKELLTAVGARLRAEPALRASQAKFERLSDCTSAGLYIYSGERFRYANPAAVAITGYSLEELQSLTLWDLVHPDFHESLKTGLKALEAGDGTNSHLEFPIIRKDKAIRWLDFTAASIEFDGQSAWIGTAIDVTERKQADALNMAQRQVLEMISKNDPLREIMNTLIRSIEALSNGGVCTVLLVDRATQTLRHGAASTMPEAICRAVEGVPIGPTVGSCGTAAYRKEPVIVTDIANDPLWAPWTEARELVLSHGFKACTSVPIRDSHDDVLGTYAMYYAESRGPTAFELDLLKTSSHLLGIALESTRRDDALRATETSLQRTLTATKSGTWNWNIVTGEIWFDDAWLAGLGYSREDVPPHISSWERLVHSEDLPRMKKLIQTHFTGTRPIYECVNRLRKKDGTYRWNRGRSQVVERDAEGNPLRMTGVDTDIDEQIEEQESALRWDQVFRHAQFGLAYGRVADNVLMAVNEAFAGQRGYRVDELVGKPILPIYAPEVREEMMRRISEIDQSGHQVYESVHQRKDGTTFPVLMEVTVIKNAAGDPVSRVAYALDITDRKRNEEKLRLSEERFRLVADVTNDVLWDWDLITDAHWWSPNAREKFGHNPAKEPSIEAWSSRLHPGDRRRVLHHVDECLRSGEKAFFDEYRFLLADGSYGIFLDKGQVVRDTQGKPVRMIGAMIDVTTAKKAYATLERAYARLQRLGRELQRAEENERRRLSRELHDEFGQLLSALRLSLARVGGELKKHSGSKGSVLKRNLTVATTAVERLFLALRELVRGLRPAVLDELGLAAALESMAEDTREVSGLDCRVSVEPDHVAVRIGRELEGTLFRIAQELITNIVRHAEATSATIVLRYADGDLTLTVQDNGKGAKLSAFKGGYGLRGISERAELLGGRVELRSVRGKGTTVAVTIPVESRSKPPVRSDLLTTGTKSRKGRHGKTA, encoded by the coding sequence ATGATTTCTCCTCAAGAAGCCGAAAGGCTTGTCGAACTCTATCGGTATGAGATGCTTGATACGGTGCCGGACAAGGCACTCGATGACCTCGTCCAGCTCGCCGCCTACATCTGTCATGCCCCCTTCGCAGTCATCAGTCTCGTCGACGCCGACCGGCACTGGTTCAAGTCCAAGATCGGGCTCAGCGAGCCACAGACCTCACGCATCATCACCTTTTGCGCACATACAATCCTAAGCGATGCGTTGTTCGTCGTTCCGGATGCGTCGGTTGACGACCGGTTCACCGATAATCCACTGGTCACCGGAGACCCGCATATCCGATTCTACTGCGGCGCCCCACTTACGACGCCGGAGGGACGTCACATCGGTACCTTGGGGGTCATCGATCGTGAGCCGCGGAATCTTTCGCCAGAGCAACTCGATGCCCTACGTGTGCTGAGTCGTCAGGTGGTGAGCCATCTCAACTTAAACGGTCGTTACAAGGAGCTGCTGACGGCGGTCGGAGCACGGCTCAGGGCGGAACCGGCGTTACGTGCCAGTCAGGCAAAGTTTGAGCGGTTGAGCGACTGCACAAGCGCGGGGCTGTATATCTACAGCGGCGAGCGTTTTCGCTATGCCAATCCAGCCGCCGTTGCCATCACCGGCTACTCGTTGGAGGAATTACAGTCTCTGACTCTATGGGATCTCGTGCATCCCGATTTCCACGAGTCTCTAAAGACCGGGCTGAAAGCTCTGGAGGCGGGTGACGGCACGAATAGCCATCTGGAATTTCCCATCATCCGCAAGGACAAGGCGATTCGATGGTTGGATTTCACCGCCGCGTCCATCGAGTTCGATGGCCAATCGGCCTGGATCGGCACGGCCATCGACGTTACGGAACGGAAACAGGCCGATGCGCTCAATATGGCGCAGCGGCAGGTCCTCGAGATGATCTCGAAGAACGATCCCCTGCGCGAAATCATGAATACGCTTATCCGATCGATTGAGGCGTTGTCCAATGGGGGCGTTTGTACCGTCCTTCTTGTCGATCGTGCCACACAGACCTTGAGGCACGGTGCCGCGTCTACAATGCCGGAAGCTATTTGCCGCGCCGTGGAAGGTGTGCCCATTGGCCCGACGGTCGGATCCTGCGGCACCGCCGCCTACCGGAAGGAGCCCGTGATCGTGACTGACATAGCGAATGATCCACTGTGGGCGCCATGGACGGAAGCGCGGGAGCTTGTCCTTTCCCATGGATTCAAGGCCTGTACCTCAGTGCCGATTCGCGACTCGCACGACGACGTGCTCGGCACCTATGCCATGTACTATGCCGAAAGCCGAGGGCCGACGGCCTTCGAACTCGATTTACTGAAGACGTCGAGCCACCTGCTCGGGATCGCCCTCGAGAGTACGAGAAGGGACGATGCGCTGCGCGCAACCGAGACCAGTCTTCAGCGTACGTTGACGGCGACGAAATCCGGCACCTGGAATTGGAATATTGTGACCGGGGAAATCTGGTTCGATGACGCGTGGCTTGCGGGTCTCGGATATAGCCGAGAGGATGTTCCTCCGCATATTTCCTCGTGGGAGCGACTTGTTCACTCAGAAGACCTTCCCCGCATGAAGAAGTTGATTCAGACCCATTTCACGGGAACGCGTCCGATATACGAATGTGTCAATCGCCTTCGGAAAAAGGACGGGACCTATCGATGGAACCGTGGTCGAAGCCAGGTCGTTGAGAGGGATGCCGAGGGGAACCCTCTCCGAATGACCGGGGTGGATACGGATATCGACGAGCAAATCGAGGAACAGGAATCGGCGCTCCGTTGGGATCAGGTCTTCCGGCATGCGCAATTCGGTTTGGCGTACGGCCGCGTTGCGGACAATGTCTTGATGGCCGTGAATGAAGCCTTCGCCGGACAGCGCGGCTATCGCGTCGACGAACTGGTCGGCAAGCCGATCCTTCCCATATACGCGCCAGAGGTACGAGAGGAGATGATGCGGCGGATCTCCGAGATCGACCAATCCGGTCACCAGGTCTACGAGTCGGTGCATCAGCGCAAGGACGGCACGACCTTCCCGGTGCTCATGGAAGTTACCGTGATCAAGAATGCCGCAGGAGATCCCGTCTCGCGTGTCGCCTATGCGTTGGATATCACCGACCGCAAGCGCAACGAGGAAAAGTTGAGGCTGAGTGAAGAGCGATTTCGACTCGTGGCGGATGTGACGAACGACGTCTTGTGGGATTGGGATTTGATCACCGATGCTCACTGGTGGTCGCCTAATGCTCGGGAGAAATTCGGCCACAATCCGGCCAAGGAACCGAGCATTGAGGCGTGGAGCTCCCGTTTGCATCCCGGAGACCGCCGTCGAGTGCTGCATCATGTGGACGAGTGTTTGAGATCCGGAGAAAAAGCCTTCTTCGACGAATACCGGTTTCTCTTAGCCGACGGTTCCTATGGCATCTTTTTAGATAAGGGGCAAGTCGTCCGTGACACGCAAGGCAAGCCGGTACGGATGATCGGGGCGATGATCGATGTCACGACGGCGAAGAAGGCCTACGCGACTTTGGAACGAGCGTATGCCAGGTTGCAGAGGTTGGGGCGGGAGCTTCAGAGGGCGGAAGAGAACGAGCGCCGTCGTTTGTCGCGTGAGCTGCACGATGAATTCGGCCAACTCCTGAGTGCGCTCCGGCTTAGTCTGGCTCGTGTAGGGGGGGAACTTAAGAAACACTCAGGATCCAAGGGGTCGGTGTTGAAACGGAATCTGACGGTTGCGACGACGGCGGTTGAGCGGCTGTTTCTGGCTCTCCGTGAGTTGGTTCGCGGTCTACGGCCTGCCGTATTAGACGAGCTCGGACTGGCGGCCGCTCTCGAATCGATGGCCGAGGACACGCGGGAAGTCTCCGGGCTCGATTGTCGAGTGTCGGTTGAGCCCGACCACGTCGCCGTCAGAATCGGGCGCGAGCTGGAGGGGACGCTCTTTCGGATCGCGCAGGAATTGATTACGAACATCGTACGCCACGCAGAGGCGACGAGCGCAACCATCGTCCTGCGTTACGCCGATGGAGACCTGACGTTGACGGTTCAGGATAACGGAAAGGGCGCGAAACTCTCCGCCTTCAAAGGGGGTTATGGGCTACGTGGTATCAGTGAACGAGCTGAACTACTTGGAGGCCGAGTCGAGCTGCGGTCAGTTCGCGGGAAGGGAACCACCGTGGCCGTCACCATTCCCGTGGAGTCTCGGTCGAAGCCTCCGGTTCGATCCGATCTTCTGACCACGGGGACAAAGTCGAGAAAGGGCCGACATGGGAAGACCGCGTAA
- a CDS encoding acyl carrier protein: MKEVGIWAVLPFLALTFGAYYLFVRRKKMKLSRYFLSRPQLTHKEFGQAYFGESKSREILATKVRKILAQYIPVSIDGLSPEDKFQQHLMMDTFDSLSSAEFIVQLEKKFNISLRDDEALKPDLTFRQLVDHLALRLSEAKIADPVKEQSS; the protein is encoded by the coding sequence ATGAAAGAAGTAGGAATCTGGGCAGTACTTCCTTTTCTCGCCCTGACCTTTGGTGCCTATTATTTGTTCGTTCGCCGGAAGAAAATGAAGTTGTCACGATACTTTCTATCTAGACCACAACTTACACACAAGGAATTTGGCCAAGCCTATTTTGGTGAGAGTAAGTCCAGAGAGATCTTAGCAACCAAAGTACGAAAAATCCTCGCCCAATATATACCAGTCTCTATTGACGGTCTTAGCCCGGAAGATAAATTTCAACAACACCTCATGATGGACACTTTTGACTCTCTGTCCAGTGCGGAATTCATTGTTCAACTGGAGAAGAAGTTCAATATTTCGCTTCGAGACGATGAAGCTCTGAAGCCAGATCTTACTTTTAGGCAGCTAGTTGACCATTTAGCCCTGCGGCTAAGTGAAGCCAAAATCGCTGATCCTGTCAAAGAGCAATCATCATGA